The Gemmatimonadota bacterium genome includes a window with the following:
- a CDS encoding ester cyclase — protein MSDTTRNKELVRRFVDAVNARNFVALEEILAPDFHRHCPATPDVEVRSPDDFRRFIESDAAAVPDSRVTLETVVGEGDRVAFWATYSGTQSGQMGPFSPSNRWASLEFAGVFRIDGDRIAHVAVTWDNVSFLSQLGHMPPMPTP, from the coding sequence ATGTCCGACACGACACGCAACAAGGAACTGGTCCGTCGCTTCGTCGACGCGGTCAACGCCCGCAATTTCGTGGCGCTGGAAGAGATTCTCGCCCCGGACTTCCACCGCCACTGTCCGGCTACGCCCGACGTGGAGGTGCGTAGCCCGGACGATTTCCGACGCTTCATCGAGTCGGATGCCGCGGCGGTGCCCGACAGCCGGGTGACCCTCGAGACTGTCGTGGGCGAGGGCGATCGGGTGGCGTTCTGGGCGACGTACTCGGGCACGCAGTCCGGTCAGATGGGCCCGTTCTCCCCGTCCAACAGGTGGGCGTCATTGGAGTTCGCAGGTGTTTTCAGGATCGACGGCGACCGGATCGCGCACGTGGCCGTCACGTGGGACAACGTGTCGTTCCTGAGCCAGCTCGGACACATGCCGCCAATGCCGACGCCCTGA